A genome region from Carassius carassius chromosome 23, fCarCar2.1, whole genome shotgun sequence includes the following:
- the LOC132101467 gene encoding neuritin-like translates to MNTHLTELPSVSVHWDLFRMTPLLCNACLILPVALHLLLVPSPCSAAATKKCGSIYKGFAQCLLALGDSLSVSSQKDEDTQEIDSICKSWDDFHDCANVAMAGCPEEAAVVWESLRQESKKMQFSGNLYEMCSSRSQSAAASDSQSPDETNQESLKGCASHTSLTFLTFCLSVLLLFPWI, encoded by the exons ATGAACACACATCTGACTGAACTCCCTTCAGTTTCTGTTCACTGGGATCTGTTCAGGATGACACCTCTCCTCTGCAACGCCTGCCTCATCTTGCCTGTTGCTTTACATCTGC TGCTTGTTCCCAGTCCATGCTCTGCTGCAGCCACAAAGAAGTGCGGCTCCATCTATAAAGGGTTTGCCCAGTGTCTGCTTGCCCTAGGAGACAGTCTGTCTGTCAGCTCCCAAAAAGACGAGGATACGCAGGAGATCGACTCTATTTGCAA ATCCTGGGATGATTTTCATGACTGTGCAAATGTGGCCATGGCCGGCTGCCCTGAGGAGGCTGCTGTGGTGTGGGAGTCTCTGAGACAAGAGTCCAAAAAGATGCAGTTTTCTGGAAACCTGTATGAGATGTGCTCCAGTCGTAGCCAATCAGCAGCTGCCTCTGATTCCCAAAGCCCCGATGAGACCAATCAGGAGTCGTTAAAAGGATGCGCTAGTCATACAAGCCTGACCTTTCTGACCTTCTGTTTGTCTGTGCTACTACTGTTTCCATGGATATAA